One segment of Alnus glutinosa chromosome 2, dhAlnGlut1.1, whole genome shotgun sequence DNA contains the following:
- the LOC133860853 gene encoding major strawberry allergen Fra a 1-E-like produces the protein MNSMKGEVVLNIPAEKAWEMYRDNDIISKINPQMLAGAEYIQGDGSPGSLRVFKLGPAVSNYVKESTQKIEKVEMGQSVTYRVIGGELRGLYDPYKVTFSFVPVEGKENEMCIAEWKAEFEPLTPATPPPEKAKDAALGFLKWFDKFELRY, from the exons atgaattCCATGAAAGGAGAGGTGGTTCTGAACATCCCTGCGGAGAAGGCATGGGAAATGTACAGAGACAACGATATCATCAGCAAAATAAACCCTCAGATGCTTGCCGGAGCCGAATACATACAAGGAGATGGTAGCCCCGGAAGTTTGAGGGTTTTCAAGCTCGGCCCTG CTGTCAGCAACTACGTGAAAGAATCAACTCAGAAGATAGAAAAGGTGGAGATGGGGCAGTCGGTGACATACCGTGTCATCGGAGGTGAGCTGCGAGGGCTGTACGATCCATACAAGGTTACCTTCTCGTTTGTTCCTgttgaaggaaaagaaaatgaaatgtgCATCGCTGAGTGGAAGGCGGAGTTTGAGCCGCTGACTCCGGCGACGCCTCCACCGGAAAAGGCAAAGGATGCTGCTCTGGGATTCCTCAAGTGGTTTGACAAGTTTGAGCTACGCTACTAG
- the LOC133861376 gene encoding putative ubiquitin-conjugating enzyme E2 38, producing the protein MDLHVEGNACETPETLISKKLKHNEVDMDSKGKTKISYDGTWQDQVKDASAGDPGNSTVVGSLDSVDPLKSTTSGSINSNNLNSSTSDITYNGYDEDVNGAGDDDGGSYEDEDYVSDYDNDDFLYDDGYMGMQSQFDNVDLPPGIEVPLPWLNDSDSSANIPVSTRSLIISDLPESKMQVAAASSSIIPTESSSKEKEEENGDTVMGKVLQFKQFDTVDDWSDHHYSRMGFLDGKPPKNWGKRIQDEWKMLEKNLPDTIFVRVYEARMELLRAVMIGPAGTPYHDGLFVFDCLFPSSYPSSPPMVYYYSGGLRLNPNLYDCGKVCLSLLGTWTGKQNEMWIPEKSTMLQVLVSIQALILNAKPFFNEPGYEKTYTGIEGERRSLAYNENAFVLSLKTMIYTLRRPPKHFEDFVFSHFRSRAHAILAACKAYTEGAPVGFVDNDGAQDNVGGDNRSIEFRSKLGKMMSMLITCFTKNGSTDIEQFSLPA; encoded by the exons ATGGATCTGCACGTGGAGGGTAACGCCTGTGAAACTCCCGAGACTTTGATCTCCAAGAAACTTAAACATAACGAG GTTGACATGGACAgcaaagggaaaacaaaaataagctATGACGGGACATGGCAAGACCAAGTCAAG GATGCTTCAGCTGGTGATCCTGGAAATTCTACCGTTGTAGGATCACTGGACAGTGTTGATCCCCTCAAGAGCACCACATCAGGatcaatcaattcaaacaatctTAACAGTTCTACTTCTGATATAACATATAATGGCTATGATGAGGATGTCAACGGTGCTGGTGATGATGATGGTGGTTCCTATGAAGATGAGGACTATGTTTCTGATTACGATAATGATGATTTCTTGTACGATGATGGTTATATGGGTATGCAATCCCAATTTGATAATGTGGATTTGCCTCCTGGAATAGAGGTGCCACTTCCTTGGTTGAACGACTCGGATTCAAGTGCAAACATACCAGTTTCAACAAGGAGTTTAATTATTTCAGATCTTCCAGAAAGCAAAATGCAGGTAGCTGCTGCAAGCAGTTCAATCATCCCTACAGAGTCAAGTtcaaaggagaaagaagaagaaaatggggaTACAGTAATGGGAAAAGTTCTACAGTTTAAGCAATTTGATACTGTAGATGATTGGTCAGATCACCATTATAGCCGCATGGGATTTTTAGATGGGAAG CCACCCAAGAATTGGGGAAAGAGAATTCAGGATGAGTGGAAAATGTTAGAAAAGAATTTACCGG ACACAATATTTGTTAGAGTTTATGAAGCAAGGATGGAACTTTTGAGGGCTGTTATGATTGGACCTGCGGGAACTCCTTATCATGATGGTCTTTTTGTCTTTGATTGCCTCTTTCCCAGTAGCTATCCCAGCTCACCACCG aTGGTGTACTACTATTCAGGTGGCCTTCGACTGAACCCAAATTTGTATGATTGTGGGAAAGTCTGCCTAAGCCTTTTGGGCACCTGGACTGGTAAACAGAATGAGATGTGGATCCCAGAGAAATCAACCATGCTACAAGTTTTGGTCTCTATACAAGCTCTGATTCTGAACGCGAAGCCCTTCTTTAATGAGCCTGGATATGAAAAAACATACACTGGGATAGAAGGCGAAAGAAGATCGCTTGCGTACAATGAGAATGCCTTTGTTCTATCCTTGAAGACAATGATATACACACTGAGGCGGCCACCAAAG CATTTTGAGGACTTTGTTTTCAGTCATTTTCGCAGTAGAGCACACGCTATTTTGGCTGCGTGTAAAGCATACACGGAGGGTGCTCCTGTAGGGTTTGTTGATAATGACGGGGCTCAGGATAATGTTGGAGGAGACAACAGGTCAATTGAGTTCAGGTCGAAATTAGGTAAGATGATGAGTATGCTGATAACATGCTTCACCAAGAATGGGTCGACAGACATTGAGCAGTTTAGCCTTCCGGCCTAA